One Alkalicoccus halolimnae DNA segment encodes these proteins:
- a CDS encoding Rne/Rng family ribonuclease translates to MNRQVILEKTTAGHRGAVLEEGKVQEWLLDDPDAPLKEGMIISGKIVNVLSSMDAAFIDVGLQKHGYLHKKEHPAHQRWKLNKEGKEPAIAQMLQTGGRILVQVKKEAAGSKGPTLTMLLSIAGSYIIYMPFGGYTAISKKLDDETRDAFREAASSWCAEEEGLIVRTNAGSQEVDVLEKEFYHLRRKYEKMLEKFPAAPGTVFDDQSSAASRVERDFLTDEKTIVKTNDAALASDWKHQGFTRQVEWRRETDLFHKEGMDRELEKTLRPFVWMKNGSSLLIEQTEAMTVIDVNSSKFTGRGGSELAGTSFEVNKTAAAEIARQLRLRNIGGIIIIDFIDMPKDHQRREVLQVLKEAAKNDRTITNVIGFTNLGYVEMTRKQSRKTLEQILMKSCEACGGSGRILREEKLLEDMARTVTALKDIEAVLIEAAPRLYRYVQKQTEISFGDGPAVFLREKEDAGGFLIARTGSIEELQDKGIRLKENN, encoded by the coding sequence ATGAACAGACAGGTAATATTGGAAAAAACAACTGCCGGCCACCGTGGCGCGGTTCTGGAAGAAGGAAAGGTACAGGAATGGCTCCTTGACGATCCGGATGCACCACTGAAAGAAGGAATGATTATCAGCGGGAAAATCGTGAACGTTCTCAGCAGCATGGACGCCGCTTTTATTGATGTCGGTCTGCAGAAGCATGGGTATTTACATAAAAAGGAACATCCGGCCCATCAGCGCTGGAAGCTCAATAAGGAAGGAAAGGAGCCTGCCATAGCCCAGATGCTCCAGACTGGAGGCCGCATCCTTGTCCAGGTAAAAAAAGAAGCTGCAGGGTCTAAAGGGCCGACGCTTACGATGCTTCTCTCCATCGCCGGCAGCTATATTATCTACATGCCTTTCGGAGGCTATACTGCTATCTCAAAAAAACTTGACGACGAGACGAGAGATGCTTTTCGTGAAGCGGCTTCTTCGTGGTGCGCCGAAGAGGAAGGCTTGATAGTAAGGACGAACGCGGGCTCACAGGAGGTCGATGTTCTCGAAAAGGAGTTTTATCACCTCCGTCGTAAATATGAAAAAATGCTGGAGAAATTTCCCGCTGCTCCGGGAACGGTGTTTGACGATCAATCTTCGGCCGCTTCCCGTGTGGAAAGGGACTTTTTAACAGATGAAAAAACAATCGTCAAAACAAACGACGCAGCACTTGCCTCCGACTGGAAGCACCAGGGCTTCACCCGGCAGGTGGAATGGCGCCGGGAAACGGATCTCTTTCATAAAGAAGGAATGGACCGCGAACTCGAAAAAACGCTCCGTCCGTTTGTATGGATGAAAAACGGCTCTTCACTCCTGATTGAACAGACGGAAGCGATGACGGTAATCGACGTGAATTCGTCTAAATTCACCGGACGCGGAGGGAGTGAGCTTGCCGGTACTTCTTTTGAAGTGAACAAAACAGCAGCGGCAGAAATAGCCAGGCAGCTGCGGCTCCGCAACATCGGCGGCATCATCATTATCGATTTTATCGATATGCCTAAAGACCACCAGCGCCGGGAAGTGCTGCAGGTGCTGAAAGAAGCAGCCAAAAACGACCGGACGATTACAAACGTTATCGGCTTTACGAATCTCGGCTACGTGGAAATGACGCGCAAGCAGTCCAGAAAGACACTGGAGCAGATTTTAATGAAGTCATGCGAGGCATGCGGTGGATCGGGGAGGATTCTCCGGGAAGAAAAACTCCTGGAGGATATGGCCCGCACCGTAACAGCGCTCAAGGATATAGAAGCGGTTCTCATAGAAGCAGCTCCACGTCTATACCGGTATGTGCAGAAGCAGACGGAAATTTCCTTCGGAGACGGTCCTGCTGTTTTCCTCCGTGAAAAGGAAGATGCGGGCGGCTTTTTGATTGCACGAACCGGCAGCATAGAAGAACTGCAGGATAAGGGAATCCGCCTTAAAGAAAACAATTGA
- a CDS encoding carbohydrate ABC transporter permease has product MRKKAGFPFYIFLSIFIFITMFPFIWVLLTSFKPPGEIYSGFEWFTANPQIQSYINAVETRPLFLYMWNSIAVSSLTTIIAISVASLAAYAVTRLPIKFKGTILGIVLAAAMFPQIAIISPIFNLIQGLGLRNSYMGLVIPYITISLPLAIWILATFFQKIPFELEESAKLDGATPFQTFRKIIFPLAAPGVFTTAILVFIAAWNEYIFALTINSADSWRTIPVGLSMYQSQYTIPWGDITAATVIVTIPIVVIVLMFQRRIVAGLTSGSVKE; this is encoded by the coding sequence ATGAGGAAAAAAGCCGGTTTTCCGTTTTATATTTTCTTAAGTATATTTATCTTTATCACCATGTTTCCGTTTATCTGGGTTCTTCTGACTTCCTTCAAGCCGCCGGGTGAAATCTACTCGGGATTTGAATGGTTTACGGCCAACCCGCAGATACAGTCCTATATTAACGCAGTGGAGACAAGGCCTCTGTTTCTTTACATGTGGAACAGTATTGCCGTTTCATCCCTGACGACAATCATCGCGATATCCGTTGCCTCTCTTGCAGCTTATGCAGTGACGCGTCTTCCGATTAAATTCAAAGGCACGATCCTCGGTATCGTCCTTGCGGCAGCGATGTTTCCGCAGATTGCGATTATCTCTCCAATCTTCAATCTGATTCAGGGCCTTGGCCTTCGTAACAGCTATATGGGTCTCGTTATCCCGTATATTACGATCAGCCTTCCGCTTGCGATCTGGATTCTCGCTACTTTCTTTCAGAAGATTCCTTTTGAACTGGAAGAGTCAGCCAAGCTTGACGGGGCGACGCCGTTCCAGACATTCAGAAAAATTATCTTTCCACTTGCCGCTCCCGGAGTCTTTACGACAGCGATTCTTGTGTTTATCGCTGCCTGGAACGAGTATATTTTTGCATTGACGATCAACTCCGCAGACAGCTGGCGCACGATTCCGGTCGGTCTTTCAATGTATCAGTCCCAGTACACAATTCCATGGGGCGACATCACCGCTGCGACAGTTATTGTGACAATCCCGATTGTCGTTATCGTTCTCATGTTCCAGCGCCGCATCGTTGCCGGACTAACTTCCGGTTCCGTAAAAGAATAG
- a CDS encoding carbohydrate ABC transporter permease has product MGEKKKRFQLNEKQLGYMMVAPALLLIFAITLWPVAQSFYNSMFDYRLNDPTRNQTTLSYQIDLERYADNYFFYERDISSLQEEVEGSDLEEEVTRIDAEIQEYHEQIVTSDNLADQYATVDEMVMNFEPVNDTDLKYGEISNNFTEEYIAVLESSSEELSGFFEQTEEEELQEYLSGASGTIDQMDRAMIRPNFIGLANYGKYLTEARTWQSMWNTVFFTAISVFFELVIGLAVALVINRAFIGRGAVRAAVLIPWAIPTAVSAMMWSYLYDGQFGIVAEYFERLGLISEASVLLSSGSGAMFSIILADVWKTMPYMALLLLAGLQTISGSLYEAAEVDGAGRFQKFLYVTLPMLKSAILVALLFRTLDAFRVFDLIYVLTGGGPANSTESVSVYAYQVLFAQQNFGEGSVLSVIMFVSVAIISILFIKLIGSDLFEGKKGKS; this is encoded by the coding sequence ATGGGCGAAAAGAAAAAACGTTTCCAACTAAATGAGAAACAGCTCGGTTATATGATGGTCGCACCGGCTCTCCTGCTGATTTTTGCGATAACGCTGTGGCCGGTGGCCCAGTCGTTTTATAACAGTATGTTTGACTACCGGCTGAACGACCCAACCCGTAACCAGACAACTCTCAGCTACCAGATTGACCTTGAGCGTTATGCCGACAACTATTTCTTTTATGAAAGGGACATCAGTTCGCTTCAGGAAGAGGTAGAAGGTTCGGATCTGGAGGAGGAAGTGACGCGGATTGACGCCGAGATTCAGGAGTATCATGAGCAGATCGTTACTTCTGATAACCTGGCCGATCAATATGCGACTGTAGATGAAATGGTAATGAATTTTGAACCCGTCAATGACACCGATTTGAAGTACGGTGAAATCAGCAATAACTTCACGGAAGAATATATTGCTGTTCTCGAATCGTCCAGTGAGGAATTGTCCGGATTTTTCGAGCAGACAGAAGAGGAAGAGCTGCAGGAATACCTGTCCGGGGCAAGCGGGACGATAGATCAGATGGATCGGGCGATGATCCGCCCGAACTTTATCGGTTTAGCCAACTACGGGAAATACTTAACCGAAGCAAGAACATGGCAGTCGATGTGGAACACGGTGTTTTTTACCGCCATATCCGTGTTTTTTGAACTCGTCATCGGATTGGCAGTCGCACTGGTTATTAACCGTGCATTCATCGGACGGGGCGCTGTTCGTGCAGCCGTACTTATTCCGTGGGCCATTCCGACCGCCGTCAGTGCAATGATGTGGAGTTACCTTTACGACGGCCAGTTCGGTATAGTAGCGGAATATTTTGAGCGGCTGGGGCTTATCTCTGAAGCCTCTGTGCTGTTAAGTTCCGGCTCAGGAGCGATGTTCTCGATAATTTTAGCAGATGTATGGAAAACGATGCCTTATATGGCGCTTCTCCTGCTTGCAGGGCTGCAGACGATATCCGGCTCGCTCTATGAAGCAGCGGAAGTGGACGGAGCAGGGAGGTTCCAGAAATTCCTGTATGTCACCCTGCCGATGCTGAAGTCAGCGATTCTCGTTGCGCTTCTCTTCCGGACACTTGACGCGTTCCGGGTATTTGACTTGATCTACGTATTGACCGGCGGTGGTCCGGCGAACAGTACCGAATCTGTTTCCGTATATGCTTATCAGGTTCTTTTCGCCCAGCAGAATTTCGGGGAAGGCTCTGTTCTTTCCGTAATCATGTTCGTTTCTGTAGCGATTATCAGTATTCTCTTCATTAAGCTGATCGGTTCGGATCTGTTCGAAGGCAAAAAAGGAAAAAGCTAA
- a CDS encoding LacI family DNA-binding transcriptional regulator → MATIKDIALKTGLSPTTVSRVINNHPYVDKTKRKKVLEAMEELSYVPNSSARRLRGQRTNTIAVIISRIVNPFFSHLVDAMGEIATEEGYQLVLCDSRLEKKRELQHLELLKTKQVDGVILASLQNKWEDIEPYTRYGPVISCNEYDSKAQMPSILCDQKQGGYMAVKHLIERGHTKIACAGGALRIELTRDRYRGYEEAMMEADLPVQEEFVFSSSYGIEDGKEVFRRIYAMENRPTAIFAGGDEVAAGIISEAKKMKFRIPEDLAVVGFDNQPIAELIDPGITTIDQPMKYMGTRAMQVMLDMVANNREVTYTREILPLELVIREST, encoded by the coding sequence GTGGCAACGATTAAGGACATTGCATTAAAAACTGGTCTTTCTCCTACTACAGTTTCACGGGTCATTAATAACCATCCTTATGTAGATAAAACGAAACGAAAAAAAGTGCTCGAAGCGATGGAAGAATTAAGTTATGTGCCGAATTCCTCTGCAAGAAGACTGCGCGGGCAGCGTACGAATACAATTGCGGTAATTATCTCCCGCATCGTGAATCCTTTTTTCAGCCACCTCGTGGATGCTATGGGTGAAATTGCAACGGAGGAGGGGTATCAGCTGGTGCTCTGCGATTCCAGACTGGAGAAAAAACGTGAACTCCAGCATCTCGAACTGTTGAAAACGAAGCAGGTGGACGGAGTAATTCTCGCTTCCCTCCAGAACAAGTGGGAGGACATTGAACCGTATACCCGCTACGGTCCCGTTATCAGCTGTAATGAATACGATTCAAAAGCCCAAATGCCGAGCATTCTCTGTGACCAGAAGCAGGGGGGATATATGGCGGTAAAGCACCTGATTGAACGTGGACATACAAAAATTGCCTGTGCAGGAGGTGCTCTTCGTATAGAACTTACAAGAGACCGCTACCGCGGCTACGAAGAAGCAATGATGGAAGCAGATCTGCCGGTTCAGGAGGAATTTGTATTCTCAAGTTCCTATGGAATTGAAGACGGCAAGGAAGTGTTCAGGCGTATTTATGCGATGGAGAATCGTCCAACGGCTATTTTTGCCGGAGGGGACGAAGTGGCAGCCGGCATCATCAGTGAAGCGAAAAAAATGAAATTTCGTATACCGGAAGATCTGGCCGTTGTGGGATTTGATAACCAGCCGATTGCCGAACTCATTGATCCGGGAATTACAACCATCGATCAGCCGATGAAATATATGGGGACGAGAGCGATGCAGGTCATGCTGGACATGGTCGCCAATAATCGTGAAGTCACCTATACGAGAGAGATTCTTCCGCTGGAGCTTGTCATCCGGGAATCGACGTAA
- a CDS encoding ABC transporter substrate-binding protein, translated as MRIRKRALTSVMALSMVGVLAACGGNDGGSENNGGTDTGNNAGGETNEEMDNEAETGNETETEENDGEEAAGDGEEVTITYARGQDTTNATEALIDAFEEQNPNITVEVREMPSDTGQSHDQYVTEFSAGDDTIDVFDADVIWPAEFAQAGYALELDRYVERDGIELDDYFEGTVDSGTFDGRLWAMPTYTDAGLLYYRTDIVDSPPETWDDLIDMAGEMQGEEGTEFGYLMQANQYEGLVVNAIEFFGAYGAEVLDEDQNVTINTPEAVTALEKMQEIVQSDFVPGDILNFDEPATENAFLEGQAVFARNWPYMQANTQNEEVSQVAGDVGFSLLPAGDEGSAAGLGGWMSMINRNSQNTDEAWEFLKFKTSEEGQKISAMEGGRAPTIRDLYEDEEVQEAAPLFADEEFVATLENAIPRPVTPIYPQISDIMQIELSRALSGDISAEEAIENMEQEIQSALDE; from the coding sequence ATGCGTATTAGAAAAAGAGCGTTAACAAGTGTTATGGCACTGTCAATGGTTGGGGTACTTGCGGCCTGCGGAGGAAACGACGGGGGCAGCGAAAACAACGGCGGCACAGACACTGGTAACAACGCAGGTGGGGAAACAAATGAAGAAATGGATAACGAGGCCGAGACTGGAAACGAGACGGAAACGGAAGAGAATGACGGCGAAGAGGCGGCCGGAGACGGAGAAGAAGTAACAATCACTTACGCCCGTGGACAGGATACGACAAATGCGACGGAAGCATTGATTGATGCCTTTGAAGAGCAGAATCCAAACATAACTGTTGAAGTGAGAGAGATGCCTTCTGATACAGGTCAGTCCCACGACCAGTACGTAACGGAGTTCAGTGCAGGAGACGATACGATTGACGTGTTTGATGCGGATGTTATCTGGCCGGCAGAATTTGCTCAGGCTGGATACGCCCTGGAACTGGACCGCTATGTGGAGCGGGATGGTATTGAACTGGACGATTATTTCGAAGGAACGGTTGATTCCGGAACATTTGACGGCCGGCTTTGGGCGATGCCGACATACACGGATGCCGGACTCCTTTATTACCGGACGGATATTGTCGATTCCCCTCCGGAAACATGGGATGACTTGATTGATATGGCTGGAGAAATGCAGGGAGAAGAAGGGACCGAATTCGGCTACCTGATGCAGGCGAACCAGTATGAAGGACTGGTCGTTAATGCGATTGAGTTCTTCGGCGCTTATGGAGCTGAAGTCCTTGATGAGGATCAGAACGTCACAATTAATACACCGGAAGCAGTCACTGCACTTGAAAAAATGCAGGAAATAGTTCAATCCGACTTTGTGCCGGGAGATATTCTGAACTTTGATGAGCCGGCTACAGAAAATGCATTTCTGGAAGGACAGGCAGTATTTGCACGTAACTGGCCTTACATGCAGGCAAACACTCAAAATGAAGAAGTTTCACAGGTGGCAGGCGACGTAGGATTTTCGCTTCTGCCTGCAGGAGATGAGGGCAGTGCAGCAGGTCTCGGCGGCTGGATGTCCATGATTAACCGTAACTCTCAAAATACTGACGAAGCATGGGAATTCCTGAAGTTTAAAACAAGTGAAGAAGGACAGAAAATCTCAGCTATGGAAGGCGGACGTGCTCCGACAATCCGTGACCTTTATGAAGATGAAGAAGTGCAGGAAGCAGCACCTTTGTTTGCAGACGAAGAGTTTGTAGCAACGCTTGAGAATGCAATTCCGCGTCCTGTTACACCGATTTACCCGCAGATTTCCGACATCATGCAGATTGAACTGTCCCGCGCCCTTTCCGGCGACATCTCTGCAGAAGAAGCAATTGAGAATATGGAACAAGAAATTCAATCCGCACTTGACGAGTAA
- a CDS encoding septum site-determining protein MinC: MTKELRDYAALKGTIQGLKLILNDQCSFSELLNGLEETLAGKKALFVSKRNEPLHAVVDTGYRFLTEKQQEELRVFLSRTFHIEAVEISSHLMKKKEAEKAIEEVRITKLLRVVRYGQEVEIEGDVLLIGDVDPGGEIRSTGSIYVFGSLRGRAAAGTGGDARAIICAAFLDPSELEIAGTVKTFSEEESEDVSETIGMFESALLNEEGNLVTEKVQNLRMSRPDFDKGPKQPEPSQKWT, translated from the coding sequence TTGACAAAAGAGCTCCGTGATTACGCTGCGTTAAAAGGGACGATTCAGGGACTTAAGCTGATCCTGAATGATCAGTGTTCGTTTTCAGAACTGCTGAATGGACTGGAAGAAACGCTTGCCGGTAAAAAAGCACTCTTCGTTTCGAAAAGAAATGAACCGCTTCATGCCGTTGTGGATACAGGCTATCGCTTTCTCACGGAAAAGCAGCAGGAAGAACTGCGGGTTTTTTTGAGCAGAACGTTTCATATTGAAGCCGTTGAGATTTCAAGTCATCTTATGAAGAAAAAAGAAGCTGAAAAAGCGATCGAAGAAGTAAGGATCACGAAACTTCTCCGTGTCGTCCGCTACGGGCAGGAAGTGGAGATCGAAGGAGACGTCCTGCTTATTGGTGATGTGGACCCCGGGGGAGAAATCCGTTCGACCGGAAGCATCTACGTATTCGGCAGTCTCCGTGGCAGAGCGGCTGCCGGCACCGGGGGAGATGCACGGGCCATTATCTGTGCCGCTTTCCTTGATCCGTCCGAGCTGGAGATCGCGGGGACGGTAAAAACATTTTCTGAAGAGGAATCAGAAGACGTTTCGGAAACGATCGGCATGTTCGAATCGGCGCTTTTGAATGAAGAGGGAAACCTTGTGACAGAAAAAGTTCAGAATCTGCGTATGAGCCGGCCTGATTTTGACAAAGGTCCAAAACAGCCGGAGCCCTCCCAAAAATGGACATAA
- the mreD gene encoding rod shape-determining protein MreD, whose amino-acid sequence MSRLALPLAMFVLFLVEGTIFQVLFSGSTSGGWQFVPHFMFILIVLTGIFRGRSHGLFYSIMFGVLYDIVYGPVLGVYTFGFALFTYLFSLSFSSVKRSLRMLTAVVMTAVIFLEYYSYGMMSILGITTQAHDSLFLDRFLPTFLMNLAVAAFMVMPVRYWFYSVDGRSDDR is encoded by the coding sequence ATGAGCCGATTAGCCCTCCCTCTGGCGATGTTTGTTCTGTTTTTAGTGGAAGGCACCATTTTTCAGGTGCTGTTTTCCGGATCTACAAGCGGAGGATGGCAGTTTGTCCCTCACTTCATGTTTATCCTGATCGTTCTGACAGGAATTTTCAGAGGGCGCAGCCACGGCCTTTTTTACAGCATCATGTTCGGTGTCCTTTACGATATTGTGTACGGTCCGGTTCTTGGTGTCTACACGTTTGGATTTGCCCTGTTTACGTATCTTTTCTCTCTATCCTTTTCTTCTGTGAAACGAAGCCTGCGCATGCTTACCGCTGTAGTTATGACGGCCGTGATTTTCCTGGAATATTATTCTTACGGAATGATGTCTATTCTCGGAATCACGACCCAGGCGCATGATTCATTATTTCTTGACAGGTTCCTGCCTACTTTTCTTATGAATCTTGCTGTGGCAGCCTTTATGGTCATGCCGGTTCGTTACTGGTTTTACAGTGTGGATGGCAGAAGTGATGACAGGTAA
- the mreC gene encoding rod shape-determining protein MreC, which produces MSPFFSNRRLIALLVSLIFLVGIIGYSMSEQRSLSRPEQFIQDSVGVAQSVFTRPAYWASNAMDTIGDIRNVYEENQALKSQLDSHAAVLVERNELERRNEELEDAMELRNGLNDYTVYPAMIIQRSPDRWDEMVGINKGAQDGIAEEMAVITSSGLIGKVREVSQFSATVQLLSNQNAANRISAVADTGSGVYGFIEGIDEESGNLRFTKIDMDADLEAGQTVSSSGLGGIFPSGLTIGEITEVEEDEYGLSQTALVEPSADMQSLDYVMVLEREAGSLDEEIEEEEPDIPEEELDEEESGAEESEE; this is translated from the coding sequence ATGTCTCCATTTTTCTCAAATAGACGGCTGATCGCTTTACTTGTTTCCCTTATTTTTCTCGTTGGTATTATCGGCTATTCTATGAGTGAGCAGCGAAGCCTTTCGAGACCGGAGCAGTTTATTCAGGACTCTGTAGGAGTAGCCCAGTCTGTTTTTACGCGGCCGGCCTACTGGGCTTCAAATGCGATGGACACCATCGGAGATATCCGTAATGTATACGAAGAAAATCAGGCGTTAAAATCCCAGCTCGACAGCCATGCCGCTGTTCTTGTGGAAAGAAATGAACTGGAACGCAGAAATGAAGAACTCGAAGATGCGATGGAACTCAGGAATGGTCTGAACGACTATACCGTTTATCCGGCTATGATTATCCAGCGCTCTCCGGACCGCTGGGACGAAATGGTCGGTATTAACAAAGGAGCTCAGGACGGGATTGCGGAAGAAATGGCTGTTATTACGTCTTCAGGACTGATTGGTAAAGTCAGGGAAGTTTCTCAGTTTTCTGCAACCGTTCAGCTTCTCAGCAACCAGAACGCAGCCAACAGAATATCCGCGGTAGCTGATACCGGCAGCGGGGTATATGGATTTATTGAAGGAATAGACGAAGAAAGCGGAAATCTCCGCTTTACGAAAATTGATATGGATGCAGATCTGGAAGCGGGGCAGACGGTTTCTTCATCCGGGCTGGGCGGAATTTTCCCTTCCGGATTGACGATAGGAGAAATTACTGAAGTGGAAGAAGATGAGTACGGTCTCAGCCAGACCGCGCTCGTTGAGCCTTCAGCAGATATGCAGAGCCTGGATTACGTCATGGTTCTGGAACGTGAAGCTGGAAGTCTTGACGAAGAAATCGAGGAAGAAGAACCTGATATTCCTGAAGAAGAACTCGATGAAGAAGAATCTGGAGCAGAGGAGTCGGAAGAATGA
- a CDS encoding rod shape-determining protein encodes MFAGLSKDLGIDLGTANTLVYVKGRGVILREPSVVAVRTDTGAIEAVGTEAKEMIGRTPGNIAAIRPMKDGVIADFDTTAAMMKHFMRKALRNRSILTRRPVVMVCVPSGITAVEKRAVEDATKQAGAKEAYTIEEPFAAAIGSGLPVWEATGSMIVDIGGGTTEVAIISLGGIVTSRSIRIAGDEMDEAIIQHIKKKYNLLIGERTAERIKIEVGAAGETDELETIDIRGRDLVAGLPKTLTIHAEEIAETLGETVRAIIEVVGNTLEESPPELAADIMDRGIVLTGGGALLRHIDTVISRETGMPVFLSDAPLDSVVQGTGKALENIRLFQSKSGATTRSNRKG; translated from the coding sequence ATGTTTGCAGGATTATCTAAGGACCTGGGTATTGATCTTGGTACGGCCAATACCCTCGTCTACGTGAAAGGGAGAGGTGTGATTCTCCGGGAACCGTCGGTTGTGGCAGTACGTACCGATACGGGAGCAATAGAAGCTGTCGGTACGGAAGCTAAAGAGATGATAGGCAGAACGCCGGGGAACATTGCAGCCATCCGCCCGATGAAAGACGGCGTTATTGCTGATTTTGATACAACAGCAGCGATGATGAAGCACTTTATGCGCAAAGCGCTTCGGAACCGTTCGATATTGACGAGACGTCCGGTCGTCATGGTCTGCGTTCCTTCCGGCATTACCGCTGTTGAGAAAAGGGCAGTGGAAGATGCAACAAAACAGGCAGGAGCCAAAGAAGCCTATACGATCGAAGAACCATTTGCAGCCGCGATCGGTTCCGGCCTGCCGGTGTGGGAAGCGACAGGCAGCATGATTGTCGACATCGGCGGCGGGACGACGGAAGTGGCGATCATTTCTCTCGGCGGAATCGTAACGAGCCGTTCGATCCGCATCGCAGGAGACGAAATGGATGAAGCCATCATTCAGCATATTAAGAAAAAGTATAATTTACTTATTGGTGAACGAACGGCTGAGCGCATCAAAATAGAGGTCGGGGCAGCCGGCGAAACGGACGAGCTGGAAACGATCGACATACGCGGGAGGGACCTCGTAGCCGGACTCCCGAAAACGCTCACGATCCACGCGGAGGAAATTGCAGAGACGCTCGGTGAAACGGTGCGTGCCATTATTGAAGTTGTAGGAAATACACTCGAAGAATCCCCGCCGGAACTTGCGGCGGATATTATGGACCGCGGCATCGTGCTGACCGGCGGCGGAGCGCTGCTGCGGCATATTGACACTGTTATCAGTAGAGAAACAGGGATGCCGGTATTCCTTTCTGATGCTCCGCTCGATAGTGTCGTGCAGGGGACAGGGAAAGCTTTGGAAAATATTCGCTTATTTCAGTCAAAATCGGGTGCAACAACCCGTTCGAATCGAAAAGGGTAG
- the radC gene encoding RadC family protein translates to MSKAMMIRDVPKSERPRERLLRDGAESLSNQELIALLLGSGTKTESVLELAGRIIQHFDGLKLLKEATAVELMEIHGIGEAKAVQLRAALEIGRRIKQFPVEETHVVRSPQDVADYMMEEMRHLKQEHFVALYLNTKNAVLHKKTLFIGSLNASIVHPRELYKEALRYSAASFICLHNHPSGNPEPSQEDIDVTKRLTETGKMLGIELLDHVIIGDRRFCSMKEKGYV, encoded by the coding sequence ATGTCAAAAGCAATGATGATCCGGGATGTGCCAAAAAGCGAACGCCCCCGGGAGCGCCTGCTGCGTGACGGGGCGGAATCCCTGTCCAATCAGGAACTGATCGCGCTGCTTCTCGGATCAGGAACGAAAACAGAATCGGTCCTTGAACTGGCTGGTCGGATAATCCAGCATTTCGACGGTCTGAAGCTCCTTAAAGAAGCAACGGCTGTGGAGCTGATGGAGATCCACGGCATCGGGGAAGCGAAGGCAGTGCAGCTCCGGGCTGCCCTGGAAATCGGCAGACGGATTAAACAGTTTCCTGTTGAGGAAACCCACGTCGTCCGTTCTCCTCAGGACGTTGCCGACTATATGATGGAAGAGATGCGCCATTTAAAACAGGAGCACTTTGTTGCGCTGTATTTAAATACGAAAAATGCGGTCCTTCATAAAAAAACGCTTTTTATCGGCAGTCTGAACGCAAGCATCGTCCACCCGCGCGAACTTTATAAAGAAGCGCTCCGGTATTCGGCAGCTTCGTTTATCTGCCTGCATAACCATCCCAGCGGGAATCCCGAACCGAGCCAGGAGGATATTGACGTGACAAAGCGGCTGACGGAAACCGGAAAAATGCTCGGGATCGAGCTTCTTGATCACGTGATTATCGGGGACAGGCGTTTCTGCTCCATGAAAGAAAAAGGATACGTCTAA
- a CDS encoding Maf family protein, translated as MTSLILASQSPRRRQLLEQVGLTFTVKPSSTEEIFDKNMNPEDLVQKLAREKAADVFQQFPEAVVLGSDTVVAADGEVLGKPKDDADAKNMLRMLSGRTHQVHTGAVILSKGRETSFAETVNVTFYPLTETEIDTYIQSREPEDKAGSYGIQGLGAVFVKRIEGDYFSVVGLPVAGVVRALKEHGLG; from the coding sequence ATGACATCACTTATTCTCGCCTCGCAGTCCCCCCGCCGCCGTCAGCTGCTCGAACAGGTCGGGCTCACCTTTACTGTGAAGCCGAGCAGCACGGAGGAAATTTTCGATAAGAACATGAACCCGGAGGACCTTGTGCAGAAACTGGCCAGGGAAAAGGCTGCCGATGTGTTTCAGCAGTTTCCCGAGGCTGTCGTCCTTGGTTCGGACACGGTCGTCGCTGCAGACGGGGAAGTGCTCGGAAAACCGAAGGACGATGCAGATGCCAAAAATATGCTGCGGATGCTGTCGGGCCGGACGCATCAGGTGCATACCGGGGCCGTTATTCTCTCAAAAGGCAGGGAAACGTCCTTTGCGGAAACGGTGAATGTGACATTTTATCCATTAACAGAAACAGAAATTGATACATACATACAATCGAGAGAACCGGAGGACAAAGCCGGTTCTTACGGGATACAAGGTCTCGGTGCCGTCTTCGTAAAGCGGATCGAAGGAGATTATTTCTCTGTCGTGGGACTGCCGGTGGCAGGAGTGGTTCGTGCGCTGAAAGAGCACGGACTCGGCTGA